One genomic segment of Blastopirellula marina includes these proteins:
- a CDS encoding OprO/OprP family phosphate-selective porin, with translation MTRWIVMATAMAMALGIRTASAQYDTPDINLYAPPIPASPSDRAVSADQAAALQAQIDELKRELARQKFNNGGVPAMNVSVPNNGAPDIVEDVDSLMKWRESVERSEEKAAAAAALKPSVKVGGRFFYDVADFSQNQASLNQVGDAEDEMRLRWCWIELGGNVLENTTYRVWFDVAAQVSLLDVYLDFGELPFIQNFRVGHFFEPFSMEQLTPNKYLETMERSSPFLLGRNMGIMAHSDNAEANWTYGVGLFVSEQGSKPPFYEGDTDASAITGRVTYLPWYDEASDGRGLIHLGAGYSWRHLGDGNTQFQNRPDSALAPVIVNTGLIDADYYHLAGLEAAYVYGSFTLQSAYHWVSVDTDNFGSESFDHYYVQASYFLTGENRSYNRRSGSFSNRVVPYENFFRVRTEDNYICNGLGAWELAYRFSHDDLNSDNIFGGTDYRHLAGLNWYLSPFTRVMFQYVYSNTDDQVASNGELHVFQTRLQFDF, from the coding sequence ATGACACGATGGATCGTGATGGCCACCGCTATGGCCATGGCGTTGGGGATACGTACGGCTAGCGCGCAGTACGACACGCCAGACATCAACTTGTATGCACCGCCGATACCAGCATCTCCTTCCGATCGTGCGGTTTCCGCGGATCAAGCCGCGGCCTTGCAGGCCCAGATCGACGAGTTGAAACGAGAGTTGGCTCGTCAAAAGTTCAACAACGGCGGTGTGCCTGCCATGAACGTCAGCGTTCCAAACAATGGTGCACCGGATATCGTCGAAGATGTCGACAGCCTGATGAAATGGCGAGAGTCCGTTGAGAGGTCGGAGGAAAAAGCAGCCGCGGCCGCTGCCTTGAAGCCATCGGTCAAAGTCGGTGGACGATTCTTTTACGACGTCGCTGACTTCAGTCAGAATCAGGCCAGCTTGAATCAGGTTGGAGACGCGGAAGACGAAATGCGGCTTCGCTGGTGCTGGATCGAATTAGGGGGAAACGTTCTCGAGAACACGACCTACCGTGTTTGGTTCGATGTTGCCGCCCAGGTAAGTCTTCTAGACGTTTACCTCGATTTCGGTGAACTCCCCTTTATCCAGAACTTTCGCGTTGGACACTTCTTTGAACCGTTCAGCATGGAACAGCTAACGCCCAACAAGTATCTGGAGACCATGGAACGTTCGAGCCCGTTTTTGCTGGGACGCAATATGGGCATCATGGCTCACTCCGATAACGCAGAGGCTAACTGGACGTACGGTGTGGGCTTGTTCGTTTCCGAGCAAGGATCGAAGCCGCCGTTTTATGAAGGGGATACCGATGCTTCGGCCATCACGGGGCGCGTGACCTACTTGCCGTGGTACGACGAAGCCAGTGACGGGCGTGGTCTGATCCATTTGGGTGCCGGCTACAGCTGGCGGCACCTGGGTGATGGCAATACCCAGTTCCAGAATCGCCCAGATTCAGCGTTGGCACCTGTTATTGTCAATACTGGGCTGATCGATGCGGACTACTACCACCTTGCTGGGCTGGAAGCCGCTTACGTTTACGGATCGTTCACGTTGCAGTCAGCGTATCACTGGGTATCGGTGGATACAGACAACTTCGGTTCTGAGTCGTTCGATCACTATTACGTTCAGGCAAGCTACTTTCTGACCGGCGAGAATCGCTCGTATAACCGCCGCTCAGGTTCCTTCTCGAACCGAGTGGTTCCCTACGAAAATTTCTTCAGGGTTCGCACGGAAGATAACTATATCTGCAATGGGCTGGGGGCCTGGGAGTTGGCCTACCGCTTTTCGCATGACGACCTGAACAGCGATAACATTTTCGGCGGTACCGATTATCGGCACTTGGCAGGTCTGAACTGGTACTTGAGCCCATTTACTCGCGTCATGTTTCAGTACGTGTACTCGAATACGGATGACCAGGTCGCTTCCAACGGTGAATTGCACGTATTTCAGACACGTCTGCAATTCGACTTTTAG
- a CDS encoding DUF1501 domain-containing protein — MNNQPHIEIPTTRREFLAKSGGGFGAMALAALMGQSASAAPADPRAPKTTHFPAKAKNVIFLFMEGGPSHIDLFDPKPLLNELAGQKLPESFGKVILAMGENDAPLMRCPRKWKQHGESGLWVSDWFPEIATCADDLCVIRSCVSDGINHSSGVCQMNTGHVIGGRPSLGAWATYGLGTENQDMPAFVVLTDGKGQPVNGSRNWGSGFMPAAYQGVQFKSGADPILNLNPPSHITSKRQKSKLDFLSQLDREHAAEREDFSELEARIKSYELAFRMQSAAPDIVDLSSESEETKQLYGIDQKETNVFGNNCLLARRLVENGVRFVQLYSGAGSGWDAHSNIEGNHGKLCKEVDKPIAGLLKDLKRRGLWDETLVIWGGEFGRTPMSEKGNGRDHNPTGFTMWMAGGAVPGGRTIGATDELGLKAVENPLHVHDLHATIMRVLGVDHTKLIYRHKGRPERIDMNEGRAELKVLGLA, encoded by the coding sequence ATGAACAACCAACCCCATATCGAAATCCCCACCACTCGCCGCGAGTTTCTGGCCAAGTCTGGCGGAGGCTTCGGCGCAATGGCCCTGGCAGCACTCATGGGTCAGTCGGCCTCGGCTGCTCCGGCCGATCCTCGGGCACCGAAGACGACGCACTTTCCGGCCAAAGCCAAGAACGTGATCTTCCTCTTCATGGAAGGTGGTCCGAGCCATATCGACCTGTTCGATCCCAAGCCACTGCTCAACGAGTTGGCCGGTCAGAAACTTCCCGAAAGCTTCGGCAAAGTTATTCTGGCGATGGGAGAAAACGACGCCCCCTTGATGCGATGTCCTCGCAAGTGGAAGCAGCACGGTGAAAGTGGCTTGTGGGTTTCAGACTGGTTCCCCGAGATTGCGACGTGTGCCGATGACCTGTGCGTGATCCGGTCGTGCGTTTCCGACGGCATCAACCACTCGTCCGGCGTTTGCCAGATGAACACCGGTCATGTTATCGGCGGTCGACCATCCTTGGGTGCCTGGGCAACGTATGGTCTCGGAACTGAAAACCAGGACATGCCCGCTTTCGTTGTGCTGACCGACGGCAAGGGACAGCCAGTTAACGGATCACGAAACTGGGGAAGTGGCTTCATGCCGGCCGCCTACCAGGGCGTTCAGTTCAAGTCTGGTGCTGACCCGATATTGAACCTCAATCCCCCAAGTCACATCACGTCCAAACGTCAGAAGTCCAAACTTGATTTCCTCAGCCAATTGGATCGCGAACACGCTGCAGAGCGGGAAGACTTCTCTGAATTGGAAGCTCGGATCAAATCGTACGAACTCGCATTCCGTATGCAGTCTGCCGCACCGGATATTGTCGATCTGAGCAGCGAGTCGGAAGAGACTAAACAGTTGTATGGAATCGACCAGAAGGAAACGAACGTTTTCGGCAATAACTGTCTGTTGGCCCGTCGGCTGGTCGAAAACGGCGTCCGTTTCGTTCAGCTATACAGCGGTGCAGGCAGTGGCTGGGACGCCCATTCCAACATCGAAGGCAACCACGGCAAACTCTGCAAAGAGGTCGATAAACCGATTGCCGGCTTGCTGAAGGACCTTAAGCGGCGGGGTCTCTGGGATGAGACGCTTGTGATCTGGGGCGGCGAGTTCGGCCGAACTCCGATGTCTGAAAAGGGGAACGGGCGAGATCATAATCCCACCGGCTTTACCATGTGGATGGCAGGCGGCGCGGTCCCCGGTGGTCGTACGATTGGCGCGACCGACGAACTAGGGCTCAAGGCCGTCGAGAACCCCCTACACGTTCACGACCTACACGCGACGATCATGCGTGTGCTGGGGGTCGACCATACGAAGCTCATTTATCGTCACAAAGGACGCCCCGAACGAATCGACATGAACGAAGGGCGGGCTGAGCTGAAGGTACTTGGACTCGCCTAA
- a CDS encoding DUF1553 domain-containing protein: MPITLRQHTSLALLLLTAMISPALAADENKQTIFFETKVRPLLAQHCFECHGAKEQKSDLRLDRRNHFMKGGSSGPIVVPGKPEESELLAAVKYESYEMPPSGPLPDDQIAILETWIKNGAYWPEHPGEPREDELFTKEDRAWWAFQPVERPSVPTVDQEAMAHNPIDNFILSKLKEQKLAAAPPAEPRDLIRRLYFDMLGVPPTPEEVSAFASDPSPASYESLVDKVLADPRYGQRWATHWLDIVRYADSDGYRQDAYRPLAYRYRDYVIQSLNEDKTYKQFMTEQLAGDEVAPHDPDALVATYFLRGGVYEYNSRDAEGQQVLINDELTDTVGDVFLGMGIACAHCHNHKFDPILRDDYYRLQAFFKPLVWKDSHPLASEEDLKTYHDELAQWEAKHQDLIDQIAEIEKKPRENARKKAVEMFPEEVQEMYWKPADQRNTYENQIFYLVEEQVEFEYDRLQGRIPKDKQQTWEDLKKKLQDVLSSKPKKPAVADIVGDAEGDVVPTTIPDERSQREIKPGFLTILEPGTAEIDRSSIANPKSSGRRAALAKWLCRDDNPLTPRVIVNRVWQYHFGVGLSSNSSDFGRLGEPPTHPQLLDWLTSQFIDNGWRLKPLHREILLSATYRQSSLIDVPEAAKMVDPKNRLLWRFPAHRLEAEQIRDAMLAVSGELQAKTGGPASSSNSAVRTVFTKKMRNSPDSLLDSFDAPTGFASVAQRNATTTATQSLLMFNGDWTLKRSEAMAKRLNREHGTDYEAIVRESFRECFGRVPQPEELEAAVTFIEEQVAYNRDLTKAQEGELPSTVLLDEPQMQRWSTAFNISDATPHQFLTLPDTKTLPSHNFTIEALVFNRTLFKDASVRTIAAHWNGTQSTPGWNFGITSTKSAYRPRNLILQLIGKDKSGKVKYEVVASNIRIPSDKPYYVAASVDFDAGTATFFARDMSYDESELETVVVKHSIVGDCGSNSLRFSVGGRDAQSPHNWDGLIDDVRLTRSAIEEEAKIMINTPNDPVTEDTVGFWQFVRSNPNGPLADASNAEHALELSRRSDRSGLGPILIALSDYCHVLLNSGEFQFVD; encoded by the coding sequence ATGCCTATTACCCTTCGCCAACACACGTCGCTGGCACTGTTGCTTTTGACGGCGATGATTTCGCCTGCATTGGCGGCAGATGAAAATAAACAAACGATCTTCTTCGAAACCAAAGTTCGCCCTTTACTGGCTCAGCACTGCTTTGAATGCCACGGTGCGAAAGAACAGAAATCGGATCTGCGTCTCGATCGCCGCAATCACTTCATGAAAGGTGGTAGCAGCGGCCCGATCGTCGTGCCTGGCAAGCCGGAGGAAAGCGAACTTCTTGCTGCGGTAAAGTACGAGAGCTACGAGATGCCACCGTCAGGGCCTCTTCCAGATGACCAGATCGCGATTCTAGAGACCTGGATCAAGAATGGTGCCTACTGGCCGGAACACCCAGGCGAACCACGTGAGGACGAGCTCTTCACGAAGGAAGATCGTGCCTGGTGGGCGTTCCAACCGGTCGAGCGTCCTAGCGTCCCTACAGTCGACCAGGAAGCAATGGCACACAACCCGATCGACAACTTCATTCTGTCGAAGCTGAAAGAACAGAAACTTGCCGCAGCACCACCGGCCGAGCCTCGCGATCTGATTCGCCGTCTTTACTTCGACATGCTCGGCGTTCCACCAACACCAGAAGAAGTGAGTGCATTTGCGAGCGATCCGAGCCCAGCCTCCTACGAATCGCTTGTCGACAAGGTTCTAGCCGATCCCCGCTATGGACAACGCTGGGCGACTCACTGGCTCGACATCGTTCGCTATGCCGATTCAGATGGCTATCGCCAAGATGCCTACCGGCCCCTGGCGTATCGCTACCGTGACTACGTGATCCAGAGTCTCAACGAAGACAAAACGTACAAGCAATTCATGACCGAGCAACTGGCCGGCGATGAAGTTGCCCCTCATGATCCGGATGCATTGGTCGCAACTTACTTTTTGCGTGGAGGCGTTTATGAATACAACAGCCGCGACGCTGAAGGTCAGCAAGTTCTCATCAACGATGAACTGACCGACACCGTGGGGGATGTTTTTCTGGGCATGGGAATCGCTTGTGCTCACTGCCATAACCACAAGTTCGATCCGATCTTGCGGGATGACTATTATCGCTTGCAGGCATTCTTCAAGCCGTTGGTCTGGAAAGATTCCCACCCCCTAGCTTCCGAGGAAGATCTAAAAACCTATCACGACGAGTTGGCCCAATGGGAAGCCAAGCATCAAGACCTGATCGATCAAATCGCTGAGATCGAAAAGAAGCCGCGAGAAAACGCTCGCAAGAAGGCGGTCGAGATGTTCCCCGAAGAAGTCCAGGAAATGTACTGGAAGCCGGCGGACCAGCGAAATACCTACGAAAACCAGATTTTCTATCTCGTGGAAGAACAAGTCGAGTTTGAATATGACCGCTTACAAGGTCGAATTCCCAAGGACAAACAACAGACCTGGGAAGACCTGAAAAAGAAGCTCCAGGATGTCCTGAGTAGCAAACCCAAGAAACCAGCTGTCGCCGATATTGTTGGGGACGCTGAAGGTGACGTCGTGCCGACGACGATTCCCGATGAACGTTCTCAACGCGAAATCAAGCCCGGATTCTTGACCATTTTAGAGCCAGGCACCGCAGAAATTGATCGTTCTTCCATTGCGAACCCGAAAAGCAGCGGACGGCGTGCCGCGCTTGCCAAATGGCTCTGCCGGGACGACAACCCCCTTACGCCGCGTGTGATCGTCAATCGAGTTTGGCAATATCACTTCGGCGTGGGGCTTTCGTCAAACTCCAGCGACTTTGGCCGCCTCGGTGAACCACCTACCCATCCCCAACTGCTGGATTGGCTGACCAGCCAATTCATCGACAACGGCTGGAGGCTCAAGCCGCTTCATCGCGAGATCCTGCTTTCGGCGACCTATCGTCAGTCGTCTTTGATTGACGTTCCAGAGGCTGCCAAAATGGTGGATCCTAAAAACCGTTTGCTGTGGCGGTTCCCGGCCCATCGCTTGGAAGCCGAGCAAATTCGAGACGCGATGTTGGCTGTCAGTGGCGAGCTTCAAGCCAAGACCGGCGGGCCGGCATCGTCCAGCAACAGTGCCGTGAGGACTGTCTTCACCAAGAAGATGCGTAACTCACCGGACTCCCTGCTGGATAGCTTTGATGCTCCTACCGGATTTGCCAGTGTCGCTCAGCGGAATGCGACGACAACCGCCACGCAATCACTATTAATGTTTAATGGCGATTGGACGCTGAAGCGTTCGGAAGCGATGGCCAAACGGCTTAACCGCGAACACGGCACCGACTACGAAGCCATCGTTCGTGAAAGTTTTCGCGAATGCTTCGGACGAGTGCCTCAGCCAGAAGAGCTCGAAGCGGCCGTAACCTTCATCGAGGAACAAGTCGCTTACAACCGCGATCTTACCAAGGCCCAAGAGGGAGAACTCCCTTCGACTGTCCTGCTGGATGAACCCCAAATGCAGCGTTGGAGCACGGCCTTTAACATCAGCGATGCAACGCCACATCAGTTCCTGACACTACCTGACACCAAGACTCTCCCGTCACATAACTTTACGATTGAAGCATTGGTCTTTAATCGGACCTTATTCAAGGATGCCTCGGTTCGTACGATCGCCGCTCATTGGAATGGGACGCAATCGACACCCGGCTGGAACTTTGGCATTACCAGCACCAAGTCTGCCTATCGCCCGCGGAACCTGATTCTTCAACTGATCGGCAAGGACAAGAGCGGCAAGGTGAAGTACGAAGTCGTTGCGTCCAACATTCGCATACCTTCTGACAAGCCATACTACGTTGCGGCTTCGGTCGACTTCGATGCAGGCACGGCCACTTTCTTCGCACGTGACATGTCGTATGACGAATCGGAACTGGAAACGGTCGTCGTCAAACACTCGATCGTAGGCGACTGTGGTTCCAATTCGCTTCGCTTCAGTGTCGGTGGCCGTGACGCCCAAAGCCCACATAACTGGGATGGCCTTATCGATGATGTTCGCCTGACGCGAAGTGCAATCGAAGAGGAAGCGAAGATCATGATCAATACCCCCAACGATCCCGTAACCGAAGACACCGTTGGCTTTTGGCAATTTGTTCGATCGAACCCCAACGGGCCTCTGGCCGATGCCTCGAACGCAGAGCACGCACTGGAACTTTCACGACGTTCCGATCGAAGTGGTCTGGGGCCGATCTTGATTGCTCTGAGCGACTACTGCCACGTCCTGTTGAATTCAGGCGAATTCCAATTCGTCGACTGA
- a CDS encoding FecR domain-containing protein produces the protein MTNEPNRRLAELAHRSVHESLTAEEHAELEGLLLASPDARDEYFLLLDLEYGLAKLAAEETGRQSLSLPKGVVRPATVLRDRPSPTRSMASYWPLLALTLLGLMAVPVLFWNANQKPVAQDDPPVEVNPKGDQPRPEVAPAAAEMQIMQLARSRFFGEPRAFAPGDTLDLDHDYALVEGSVQLRSRTGAEMIVQAPAVFTIQSAESVLLKVGECSVYAPDGAEGFRVLTPQAEVVDKGTRFSISVNESGEADVEVIEGAAEVFTAQESSKPPHAGLLLEAGEGRVISSMGEVAAGDASQFGRTYKSILPDRIISFDVSPKGAPEPDKLLAVTAQRGGQTVTYDVDQLIGFDLIHFKVNQNINNLTTPLLSIDPKSGDKTRRRAEYLDRDHCLCTGILNPGGNEMPLTSDPDISNEDPGKRTPGLAVRFHEPIVNGPGPDVVFFDLHVVVHPEDGDPFHVSPTHFEPGLKSHTIREYDISLVDHGSHQLSSFRLYGFDRRIRSVEELCESNHNGGVPHAVPAKVIAAGIDLSDLGYPEGAEVRELFIQDAMDDENYIDPVFIGGFPPVSTTSPEEPNSTEE, from the coding sequence ATGACAAACGAACCCAACAGACGACTCGCAGAACTGGCTCACCGAAGTGTTCATGAAAGCCTGACGGCGGAAGAACACGCCGAGCTGGAAGGATTACTATTGGCCAGCCCGGACGCCCGGGACGAGTATTTCCTTTTGCTAGACCTGGAATATGGTCTCGCCAAATTGGCAGCGGAAGAAACCGGACGACAATCGCTTAGCTTGCCCAAGGGCGTCGTTCGCCCAGCGACGGTGCTGCGTGATCGTCCTTCCCCAACGCGGAGCATGGCAAGCTACTGGCCACTGCTGGCACTAACGCTACTTGGACTGATGGCTGTGCCGGTGCTGTTTTGGAACGCCAATCAGAAGCCAGTCGCCCAAGATGATCCTCCGGTTGAAGTGAATCCCAAGGGTGATCAACCACGGCCTGAAGTTGCCCCTGCTGCGGCAGAAATGCAAATCATGCAGCTGGCAAGAAGTCGCTTCTTTGGCGAGCCGCGTGCTTTCGCTCCTGGTGACACCCTGGACCTGGATCACGACTACGCTCTGGTGGAAGGAAGCGTTCAGCTTCGCAGCCGCACTGGTGCCGAGATGATCGTTCAAGCCCCAGCGGTGTTTACGATTCAATCGGCCGAAAGTGTCTTGCTGAAAGTAGGCGAATGCTCTGTCTACGCCCCTGATGGTGCCGAAGGTTTTCGTGTTCTGACCCCCCAGGCTGAAGTTGTCGATAAGGGGACTCGGTTCTCGATCAGCGTCAACGAATCTGGCGAAGCGGACGTCGAAGTTATCGAGGGTGCCGCCGAGGTATTTACTGCCCAGGAATCGAGCAAGCCGCCTCATGCCGGCCTCCTTCTCGAAGCAGGCGAAGGCCGTGTCATTAGCTCGATGGGGGAAGTCGCCGCCGGCGATGCCTCGCAGTTCGGACGCACCTACAAGTCGATTTTGCCCGACCGTATCATCTCGTTTGATGTTTCCCCCAAGGGAGCCCCTGAGCCTGACAAGCTTCTAGCGGTCACCGCCCAGCGAGGCGGTCAGACGGTTACCTATGATGTGGACCAGCTGATTGGCTTCGATTTGATTCATTTCAAAGTCAATCAAAACATCAACAACCTGACGACTCCTCTTCTAAGTATCGACCCAAAAAGTGGAGACAAAACCCGGCGTCGAGCAGAGTACCTGGATCGTGACCATTGCCTTTGCACTGGCATCTTGAATCCCGGTGGCAACGAAATGCCACTAACCTCAGATCCAGATATAAGCAACGAAGACCCAGGCAAGCGCACGCCCGGACTGGCAGTTCGTTTCCACGAGCCTATCGTCAATGGCCCTGGCCCCGATGTCGTTTTCTTTGATCTGCACGTGGTCGTGCACCCTGAAGACGGCGATCCGTTCCACGTATCCCCCACGCATTTCGAGCCTGGGCTTAAGTCTCATACCATTCGTGAGTACGACATCTCGCTCGTCGACCATGGCTCACATCAGCTCAGCAGCTTTCGCTTGTATGGATTCGACCGACGTATTCGTAGCGTCGAAGAACTATGCGAATCGAATCACAACGGCGGCGTTCCTCACGCGGTTCCTGCCAAAGTGATCGCGGCCGGTATCGATCTTTCCGACCTCGGCTATCCCGAGGGTGCTGAAGTTCGCGAATTGTTCATCCAAGATGCGATGGACGACGAGAACTACATCGACCCGGTCTTCATCGGGGGCTTCCCACCTGTTTCCACCACCTCGCCCGAAGAGCCCAACTCAACGGAAGAGTAA
- a CDS encoding sigma-70 family RNA polymerase sigma factor: MSYEIPERSPLDEAAQDQRYADFLAYFSADCDRLHAYIYSLLPHHADADDVFQRCSLLLWKKFDTFDQQRDFLSWACGVAFYEVKNFLRTAQRDRLQFSETLLDLLAEQRSDDLSQVPDHLAALRLCVKKLTEHQQQLVWKAYGGATTVADLAAATGRSAQTLYNQLATIRRKLAQCVQMRLTAAGEDA, from the coding sequence ATGTCCTACGAAATCCCAGAACGTTCTCCGCTCGACGAAGCAGCGCAAGATCAGCGTTATGCGGACTTTCTAGCGTATTTTTCGGCCGATTGCGACCGACTGCATGCCTATATTTATTCCTTGCTGCCGCACCATGCGGACGCTGATGATGTTTTTCAGCGTTGCAGTCTGCTTCTGTGGAAGAAGTTCGACACATTCGATCAGCAGCGAGACTTTCTCTCGTGGGCATGTGGCGTGGCGTTTTACGAAGTGAAAAACTTCCTGCGAACCGCCCAACGCGATCGACTGCAATTCAGCGAAACGCTGTTAGACCTACTGGCAGAGCAGCGAAGCGACGACTTGTCGCAGGTGCCTGATCACCTGGCAGCGCTACGCTTGTGCGTTAAGAAGTTAACCGAGCACCAGCAACAGTTGGTTTGGAAGGCTTATGGTGGCGCGACGACGGTCGCCGACCTGGCTGCTGCCACCGGTCGATCTGCCCAAACACTCTATAATCAGTTGGCAACCATTCGCCGCAAACTGGCCCAATGTGTCCAGATGCGACTCACCGCAGCTGGAGAGGACGCATGA
- a CDS encoding DUF1559 domain-containing protein, which translates to MALRSHSVVKNGFTLVELLVVIAIIGVLIALLLPAVQQARESARRTQCVNNLKQVGLAVHNFHDTFGELPPSRIQYEYLGWSALLLPFMEQNNLFDQLDLKQKYKDQTTAAQQASVSGYVCPSRHQEGDLTKVVQSINADNGAVWDYATVSGSSGDNSIIRQLGKEKGMLIVAKGNKDQYSSQTNFASVTDGLTNTIMIGERHVQIDKLKDETTGHDGPILSGWAYTTMRAAGPDYPLASNMRDDVDGVAHLVFGSFHPGITNFVMGDGSVRSIQVNIDEDNLGRLASRDDGQVISVEF; encoded by the coding sequence ATGGCCCTTCGATCTCACTCAGTCGTGAAGAACGGCTTTACGCTTGTCGAACTTTTGGTAGTCATCGCCATTATTGGTGTCTTGATTGCTTTGCTTCTTCCCGCCGTGCAGCAGGCACGTGAATCCGCCCGCCGTACGCAGTGCGTCAACAACCTCAAGCAGGTCGGACTTGCTGTCCACAACTTCCACGATACTTTTGGCGAACTGCCTCCTTCACGGATTCAGTATGAATATCTGGGTTGGTCGGCGTTATTGCTTCCCTTCATGGAACAAAACAATCTCTTTGATCAACTCGACCTGAAACAAAAATACAAAGATCAAACCACGGCCGCGCAGCAAGCCAGTGTCTCTGGTTACGTCTGCCCTAGTCGTCACCAGGAAGGTGATTTAACGAAAGTGGTACAGTCTATCAATGCCGACAATGGTGCAGTCTGGGACTACGCCACCGTCAGCGGTTCTAGCGGCGACAACTCGATCATTCGCCAACTTGGCAAGGAAAAAGGAATGCTCATCGTTGCCAAAGGCAACAAGGACCAATACTCCAGCCAAACAAACTTTGCATCGGTGACCGACGGCTTAACCAACACAATCATGATCGGCGAACGCCATGTTCAAATCGACAAGCTGAAAGATGAAACCACCGGCCATGACGGCCCGATTCTCAGCGGATGGGCGTATACGACCATGAGAGCGGCCGGTCCTGATTACCCGCTCGCCAGCAACATGCGGGACGACGTCGACGGCGTAGCACATCTGGTGTTCGGTAGCTTCCATCCAGGAATTACCAATTTCGTGATGGGAGATGGCAGCGTTCGCTCCATCCAGGTCAACATCGATGAAGATAATCTTGGTCGACTGGCCAGCCGCGATGACGGTCAGGTAATCAGTGTCGAGTTCTAA
- a CDS encoding sulfatase yields the protein MTRILVLAIACLITSGLSVANAQTELSEKRPHIIFVMADDMGWGQTGYRNHPVLKTPNLDLMAANGLRLERFYAGCCVCSPTRASVLTGRTPDRCGVLTHGYALRHQEKTIAQALKDAGYVTGHFGKWHLNGLRGPGAPVLAEDTYGPGHFGFDEWVSVTNFFDVDPLMSRQGKFEQMQGDSSEVAMNEAIKFLKKHKDGDKPMFAVVWFGTPHSPFKALDDDKIPFGNLKADSENHYGELVAMDRSIGTLRSALRELKIADDTLFVFCSDNGGLPKIEPDTVGGLRGNKGSVYEGGLRVPAIIEWPSMIQPRISNYPACTMDLFPTIADVLGLPEDIFVKPLDGVSLKPLLSDEIGAREQPIGFRFQKQSAWVDNNWKLVTINREKDNKFELYNLKDDPHEEMDLAQANPDQLEKLKAAYQAWDSGVELSFAGKDYAAGKLTEPDPEPHYWTVDPRYEKYLPEWKDRWEYRSYIQKALQK from the coding sequence ATGACACGCATCCTTGTTCTTGCCATAGCCTGTCTGATTACGTCTGGCCTGTCCGTTGCCAATGCCCAAACGGAACTTTCGGAGAAGCGCCCCCACATAATCTTTGTGATGGCAGACGACATGGGCTGGGGGCAGACGGGGTATCGAAATCACCCAGTGTTGAAAACGCCAAACCTGGATCTGATGGCCGCCAATGGCCTGCGTCTCGAAAGATTCTATGCAGGCTGCTGCGTGTGCTCTCCGACCCGAGCCAGCGTGCTTACTGGTCGTACGCCTGACCGCTGCGGGGTCCTGACACATGGTTACGCTTTGCGGCATCAGGAAAAGACGATTGCCCAGGCCCTCAAAGATGCCGGCTACGTCACCGGGCACTTCGGCAAGTGGCATCTCAACGGACTTCGCGGTCCCGGTGCCCCGGTCCTCGCAGAAGATACCTACGGTCCAGGTCACTTCGGTTTCGACGAGTGGGTCTCGGTAACGAACTTTTTTGATGTCGATCCGTTGATGAGCCGGCAAGGCAAGTTCGAGCAAATGCAGGGAGACTCCTCCGAAGTTGCCATGAACGAGGCCATCAAATTCCTCAAAAAACACAAGGACGGGGACAAACCGATGTTTGCGGTTGTGTGGTTTGGCACGCCCCATAGCCCTTTCAAGGCTCTCGATGACGACAAGATTCCTTTTGGCAACCTCAAAGCCGATTCAGAAAATCACTACGGCGAACTGGTCGCAATGGATCGCAGCATCGGCACTTTACGCTCCGCACTACGCGAATTGAAGATTGCCGACGATACGCTGTTTGTCTTCTGTAGCGATAACGGCGGACTTCCGAAGATCGAGCCTGACACCGTCGGTGGTCTGCGAGGCAATAAAGGGAGCGTTTATGAAGGTGGCCTCCGTGTTCCTGCGATCATCGAATGGCCATCAATGATTCAGCCGCGTATTAGCAACTACCCTGCATGCACCATGGATCTCTTTCCTACCATCGCTGATGTCCTGGGACTTCCTGAGGATATTTTTGTGAAGCCACTGGACGGCGTTAGCCTGAAGCCACTGCTTTCCGATGAGATCGGGGCACGCGAGCAACCGATTGGTTTTCGATTTCAAAAGCAATCGGCCTGGGTCGACAACAATTGGAAACTGGTGACCATCAATCGAGAAAAGGACAACAAGTTCGAGCTTTACAATCTCAAGGACGATCCACACGAAGAGATGGACCTTGCCCAGGCCAATCCGGACCAACTTGAGAAACTCAAAGCGGCTTACCAGGCGTGGGACTCCGGCGTCGAATTAAGCTTTGCCGGTAAAGACTACGCAGCCGGAAAACTAACGGAGCCTGATCCTGAACCGCACTACTGGACAGTCGACCCCCGTTACGAGAAATACCTGCCTGAGTGGAAAGATCGCTGGGAATATCGATCGTATATCCAAAAAGCCCTGCAAAAGTGA